One genomic region from Balaenoptera musculus isolate JJ_BM4_2016_0621 chromosome X, mBalMus1.pri.v3, whole genome shotgun sequence encodes:
- the TBX22 gene encoding T-box transcription factor TBX22 — MALSSRAHAFSVEALVGRPSKRKLRDTREEAQLELLEKEGGEAEEERRSSAAGRKSEQPEKRPKTEPLATTSSGCGGGSGGCNSFGSLEEKDAIQVELQGSELWKRFHDIGTEMIITKAGRRMFPSVRVKVKGLDPGKQYYVAIDVVPVDSKRYRYVYHSSQWMVAGNTDHSCITPRFYVHPDSPCSGETWMRQIISFDRVKLTNNEMDDKGHIILQSMHKYKPRVHVMKQDSRVDMSRIQSLPAEGVKTFSFKETEFTTVTAYQNQQITKLKIDRNPFAKGFRDPGRNRGVLDGVLETYPWRPSLTLDFKTFGADTQSGSNGSSPATSSGGAPSPLNSLLSPPCSPPTFHIPTSSLGMPCPEVYLHNINLPLCYKICPTNFWRQQPLVLPAPERLASSSSSQSLAPLMMEIPILSSLGATNSKYVSSEDFNGQCQQASNSSNQMLYGLQAPGNILSPNPIAREAIGCSFHPSYGFYRYNFSMPSRLVNATNHLKVNDNSQVSLIEGKCNHAHWYPKINHCL, encoded by the exons ATGGCTCTGAGCTCTCGGGCGCACGCCTTCTCGGTGGAAGCCTTGGTGGGGAGACCCAGCAAAAGAAAACTGCGAGACACAAGAGAGGAGGCGCAACTTGAGCTGCTTGAGAAAGAGGGTGGAGAGgcggaggaggagagaaggagcagCGCCGCAGGAAGGAAGAGCGAGCAGCCTG AAAAGCGACCCAAGACAGAGCCCTTAGCAACTACTTCCTCAGGCTGTGGAGGAGGCAGCGGCGGCTGCAACAGCTTCGGGAGTCTGGAAGAAAAAGATGCTATCCAAGTGGAGCTTCAAGGATCCGAGCTGTGGAAGAGATTTCATGACATTGGAACTGAGATGATCATTACCAAGGCGGGCAG GAGGATGTTCCCCTCTGTTCGGGTCAAGGTAAAAGGACTGGACCCAGGGAAACAGTACTATGTGGCCATCGATGTGGTGCCGGTGGATTCCAAACGCTATAG GTACGTGTATCACAGCTCGCAGTGGATGGTAGCCGGGAATACAGACCACTCATGCATCACTCCCAGGTTCTATGTTCACCCGGACTCGCCTTGTTCGGGAGAGACATGGATGCGTCAGATCATCAGCTTCGATCGCGTGAAACTCACCAACAACGAGATGGACGACAAAGGCCAT ATCATTCTGCAGTCCATGCACAAGTACAAGCCCCGTGTGCACGTGATGAAGCAGGACAGCAGGGTCGACATGTCCCGGATTCAGTCCCTGCCTGCTGAAGGGGTTAAAACATTCTCCTTTAAAGAAACTGAGTTCACCACGGTGACAGCTTACCAAAACCAGCAG ATTACCAAACTGAAAATAGACAGGAATCCTTTTGCTAAAGGATTTAGAGATCCCGGAAGAAACAG AGGTGTATTGGATGGGGTTTTAGAGACCTACCCATGGAGGCCTTCTCTCACTttggattttaaaacttttggtGCAGACACACAAA GTGGAAGCAATGGCTCATCTCCAGCGACCTCTAGTGGAGGGGCTCCCTCTCCTTTGAACTCTTTGCTTTCTCCACCTTGCTCCCCTCCAACATTTCACATACCTACAAGCTCCCTTGGAATGCCCTGTCCAGAGGTGTACCTACACAATATCAACCTGCCCCTTTGCTACAAGATTTGCCCAACTAATTTTTGGCGACAGCAGCCTCTTGTCTTGCCTGCTCCTGAAAGGCTAGCAAGCAGCAGCAGTTCTCAGTCTTTAGCCCCACTCATGATGGAAATTCCCATTTTATCTTCCTTGGGGGCCACCAATTCAAAATACGTTTCATCTGAAGACTTCAATGGACAGTGTCAACAAGCAtctaattcttccaatcaaatGTTGTATGGATTACAGGCACCTGGAAATATTTTATCACCCAACCCCATTGCCCGGGAAGCAATTGGTTGCTCTTTCCATCCTTCCTATGGCTTTTATAGGTACAACTTCTCCATGCCATCTAGACTGGTAAATGCTACCAACCATCTCAAAGTGAATGACAACAGTCAAGTTTCTTTAATAGAAGGCAAATGCAATCATGCTCATTGGTATCCAAAAATTAACCATTGCCTTTAA